TCAAGCATAAATGTTGAAAAATGGCCTCTTACAGGTTTATATGCCAGTGGTGGTAATGGTCTTGATGGAGGAAGAGGTTTCGTTGGTGGAGGTAGCGGTTTTACCTGAAACACAGTTTTAGACATGACCTAATGCTCTTTAGTCTCACTGCATTTTCACGTCaactgttttatgttacatttgtaAAGAGCTTAAAGTCAATAAAAGTAACCAATATtactaatattacaatattactatttacactatagttcagaagtttggggtggGTACATTTTGTAGTCTCTTATATTTAACATaggcttaatttatttaataaaaaaatacagcaaaaaacagtaatattatgaaatattattaaaatgtaaaacaacttaatgaccccaaacttttgaatggtagttaaTAGTAAGACATTCTGGGCCTCACCTGAACAGGATGAATGTTTCTGGAAATACCAGGAGGTGGGATGGAAGGTTTCTGAAACTTATAAAATAGGgacatacattttcatttttattaaaacaattttagcctagaatatttgtaaataattacATGCATTTGTAGAGAAGATAAACTACCTGTTCTGTCCTAGTTTGTGGTGCAGTCTTTGGAGGCTGTGCATAGTAAGAAATAAGTGGTAGAAAGATGATGACTTTCATCCTAAAATTGACTTTTTGTTAGCAAAAATTAAACCGGGCTTTCAAGGTTAAATTAAAGACTTTACCAATGGTGCTTGTCTAGAGGGCGTAGCTGGAGAATAGAGAGGTTTGCAGGCCAGAGCAGTGGATGACTCCAGGAAAGTTGGTTGACTTATGCGTGGTTGTGTGCATCTGGGGCTGTTCTTTGCACTTCCTGGTTGGAATGCAGGGTTACACTGGCCTGAGGAAGTGTGGATGTCTTTCAAAGACCTTTTAGAACAGAATGTCCTTCATTAAtagaacaataaattaaattataacagAAATTGATAGTTCATGATTGTCATTTGCATAACAGATCCTACCTTTTCTTTCtaaattctgttattttgttCTTGTGAAAGACCAGTGCACCAATAATAATGATCAATCCAAGAACGACTACAGACACAGTCACACCAATTATCACAGATTCTTTTCTCACTGTAAAGGCACACATTTGACATGGTACAGAATTAGTTTTGTATGGTCAATGATTGAATTTCATGGAGTAGTACAGATATGGTAAGGATGTAATTGGTTTACTTTTTTGAAGTTCTGAGAATTGGACATCACAATAGGGTGGTGCCCATCCTGGATCACAGTGACATTTCCTCTCGTGGTTACACACCTTTAAAATAGAAGTCAGAAATATGTTTACATGTGTTTATGCTTTTATATGAGCCTTCTCTAAGGCAAATTCAAAATGGATCTGAATGactaaatgaaaaaatttaatgACTTTAAAAGCAATCACAGAATGACAAACACTGCATGCAATAATgcttttgtctttaaaaaaaatagaaacataaaagaaatgggaaaatgtaaataaaaaaataaatcacacaccCCACGATTGTTGCATTTATCCGAGCAGTTCTCAGAGCTGTATATGCTAATGTCTTGACAAAGGTTGTTGTAACACACCTGttgattgaaaaaatatataataataataataataacataaatcataacatatatatatatatactaactaATTAAAGGTTTCATACACATTGTATTTCGTGCAAGGAAATATACATTCATTATTCACTTGCCTTATTATTGCCACATTTGGTGCCTGCTGGAACCATCCCTAAGTCATCTGTGGGCGAGGTATCTACAGCCATATAGCAGGTTCTTGATTGAATATTTACTAATGATTTTCTATTGGTTATGGGGAATTCATTCCCACCATGACAGAATATTTTTCCACACATCATGTGCCTGTAGGATTCAGAATACAATTGTGCCATtagaaaataatttacaaaataatacgATTTTTAGTCTTCAGCCATCAAAGAAAAGTTAAGTTAACACTTACTCAGCACTCTTGGAGGTTTtgtaaataacattataatgaaAGCAAGTGTCAGCATCCACTTCAGCATCTAAACATGTAAAAGATTGATTTTAAAATAGTcatatactatattattataattttcctcAATTTCTATATgaaactttattttacaaaaaaataaataataataatattaataatttaacaaaaaaagctGTAAGGCTTTGTGTTAAATTGTAAAAACATCAAAGagcatccaaaaaaaaacaaaaaacaatggctCAGTGAGAATAGTACCTGATCCCCACAGCAACTTGCAGTGTTCCTTATGTGTTGGACATTGTCCATTATAACAGTAGCCCTGATTATAATTGCAAGGGAGTCCATTCATCTTATATTCATCTTCCGGACAGAAGGCTGACAATCCTGTACAGTACTCGTCCAAATCACAGTCATGAGCACTCTTTCTGCACAGGCTATTGGGCTGTTTCAGCTACAAGGGAGGATTAGCAAAACAAATTAAGACAATAATCtacttttacatgtatttacagtcCAATAACAACTTAAATATGGTGTTCCTGTGGAGCTTGGTGGGAAGCTTTGCGGATACCTGGCAATTGTGGCAGCACTCTCCATGTGCACAATGGGCACCTTCTGTAAGTCGACAGGTGGTGGCATTGCAGCAGGCATTGTTACattcctaaaataaaaaataaaaaattattgtggtaaaaaaaaaaaaaaaaaatacactatacACATCCagaatacactaccattcaaaagtttgggggaaGTATTCTGGCATGCaaccaatgttttgtttttgaaaaactaTAATTAggatcagtaagttttttttaaagaaactgatagtttttttcagcaaggaaacattaaattgatcaaaagtgaagaaACAATAAAGACATAACGCTGttctttttgaactttctattcatcaaagaatactgaaaaacgtatcacattttctaaaaaaaaacaaaaaaaaaatgtaacagcaaaattattttcaagattgattataataagaatttttttagCAGGAAATCAGTATAGTACAATGATCATTGAGAAAccatgaaaattcaactttgccatcaaaggaataaattacattttataacataataaaatagaaaacttattttaaattgtaattatggttattttaaattgaaatatttcgcaacaaattataataatatttcagtatattattgtttttattgtattcttacagaccccaaaactTTTAACGATAGTGGATAAATACTCAAATACACAGGTCTATTCTCAGGTCTATTCATATATTAACTGACAAACCAAAGTTGTGTTAATTTTATAAAACAACTTGTCACACCTCAACAGTTCCGCAGTCACACTCCTCGTCTTTTTCAACAAAAGCGTTTCCACAAACTGGGCCTCCATATAGTTCAGCCTCATTTGGCATGTCTAGTAAACAGCTGGTGTCATATCTCTGCAAAAACGCTTTTAAGGATGATTGACTGCAAGTACTGAAGGAATCAGGGTAAACATACCTGTtggaaaagatttaaaaaaaaattatggtctGTGAAAACAGTAAAccacaaaaaacatttcatagttGCCTATCTCTTGTGCCATTACATAAATGCATTCTAATCAAAAGTATTTTCAATTAGCCTCACCCAATGGTGTCTGACATAACACAGCCCTTGTCAGAGGAGCATCCACAGTTTGGATTATCATGTGACATGCCCAGATTATGTCCCATTTCATGGGCAATGGTAGAAGCCACTGCAATGGGATTTTTATTATGGTcctttgtaaaaaagaaaacatcttaTGTCATTAACATTAAGCACCACATCCAAAGCTTTCTTTCAAACATTAGGAAAGTACTGTGCCGTTTTCATATAAACATATGCTCATAATTATACCTCATTCACAGCACCAGAGGATGGAGAGCACATAGCGTACATTGTAGCCAACCCAACTGTAGATCCTTCAAAATCTACAGCACtgattaaaaagagagagagaatttaagGCATTAATGGAATTTTTGTTGTTCAgtactattttaaaaaataaaaataaaagttttaaagctTGCAGTAATACACATTTTAAAGGGAAGTGTTTAGTTTGACTTAAAATGTGGCATTCAAAGCACAGAAACTGATTAAGATGAGCAGTCAGTGACTCACGTGATAAAATGGGCATTGTCATGTTTCTTCCTCTTGAGCAGGCTATCCTGACGCCATCGTAAAAATCGTTCCAGAGTGAGATTTGGCATACTGTGGACATCAATCATGTCTCTTTGAGACCAAATCTCGAGTCCAACCAACCTGACACGTATGTTTAATGGCCGGTAAAGCTGAACATGAGCAAaatcatttctataaacattattttgaaaatcatattgtaATCACCATGCATAACCTGTTAATTATTTAAGACCAGTTGAAAGTTGTATGATACCTTGTCTACGTGATTTGCGACCAACATCATTCTTTCTTCAATCTTTTTAAAACTTCCAAACTTGTTGTACTGAAGAAAAATGTGTAGATATATTTTAACAGTATAAACACAACACATCAGGATAAGATATTTTTTCCATTAAACCAAATTCATACCTCCATATGATCAACGACCAAAACCATCTCAACAATCCGCTGTCCGTCTCTGGGGGCCTTGTTTTTCTGAAGATTACAAATTGAAGTAAAGATATTGTCATAAAGCTGTTAATGGTAAACACATCATAAAGAGGTTGTTGAGGTACAAATTAAACATGCTGCTTAATAATGAAATAGggagaaattagaaatgttggaAACCAACACTTAATATATGGTTAAATATATGACTAAATATATTTCTCATATAATAAGCTTCCAATCAACAAGAGATTGATACTTGCTTGAATATGTCATTAATTAACTGCAATGATTCTGCCGTATGGACATTACTTTGACATAGTCACCTCAAACTACTCTTCAATGTAATATATCTCCTGtacagctgctttgaaacaatatgttttgtaaaaagcactatacaaataaacatgaactgaaatgaatcatTAGAATATCATTACCATATTTGTGCCTTTATACAGCCCACTAGACTTTGGAGCAAGGTTATAGACTGTGTCATTGATGTATCCAAAGGCCCCTTGCTTGGTCCTTAAATGCTCTTGCTTATAAATAGCATGGTCACCATCCAAAGACTCTTCTAGGGGCTCAATCAAGTAAACTTGATTTTTGACCCTCAGAAACCCTCTGAAGGATGAAGAagatataatatttaaaagatgGAGAAGTGGAGGAGGGAAAATATTTGCGGGTCATTTAGTAAACATTAGACACTATCCAAATAAACTAATTAAAGGCACaatccaaaaaaataattaaactgaaatatattttaactgtacacaaagcagactcagggtatatatatatatatatatatatatatatatatatatatatatatatatatatatatatattcatttaacaTTCAATCATGTCtgtagtttacaaaaaaaaattattaaaatgttcttactCCATTCCAGAGCAAAGTCCAACACTGACTGAAGAGTCTTCAAAATCATGGACGTGTCCCTGATAGTAGCAGTGACCCTGAAGTAAAAAACAGAATATGTACAGTTAAGCAGTAATATTCATTCACATTCACAGAAATAAgctattttactgttttaacataCAATACTGTCTGAAGACTTTGTCTCTGAAATCCCATCCTCGGTATAATGTGAGAGGGTGTAATCTTTTCCTAAAAGCTCCCTgttgaataaaaaattaattggGCTGGGTATGAATACAAGGCCTCCacatcagtgttgggggtaatgcattacaagtaacgcgagttacgtaatcagattacttttttcaagtaactagtaaagtaacgcattactttttaatttacaagaaaatatctgagttactttttcaaaaaagtaacgccagttactttgtattcccattttttgactgacaagcctcctgttcccataatgggagaaatcggaagtatggaggcgttgtgtgcgctgtgtgaacatgatgttactgtagttctagactaaatgtgaatgtgcattaattcatcccactcacaaaaaaaaacaaaaaaacaaaacagatttagtatccatcaaaatgaatcaaaacagtgaaatgcaaactcagaatatgacgcaaacctgcaataactaaatatattaaataacacaaatgtatctattcccattttattaacagtgtctttgctgctgccctttaatgatccagttcaaccatactaataattaaaaaatgactttagataaactaacaattgtgcttcattgtttttttttattgctgaagagtgttgaaccttcttctcctgtgttctgtACTGTagagacgtgaatttacttttccttcagcctgaggtttattcattacactttttggtgtgaaagggcttttacatttgctataaatagaacttcttatattaaaaacaatcaagccctgctcatatttaaaaagtaacgtgaaagtaacgcaaaagtaatgtaacacattactttccataaaaagtaactaagtaacatatttagttacttttttagggagtaatgcaatattgtaaggcattacttttaaaagtaactttccccaacactgctccaCATATTGTTTAGAGCATAAATAGTTATGCATTTCTATAAAGTCACATTCTCACCTATTTTTGTGCAAAGAAATTGTGAAGTCCCTCCCATCTACAGCCAAATCATATTCAAGTTGTTCAGGATATGTCTAAACGGGTGAAAGTAAGCACGCATGAATAAAAAGTCAAATCCAGCATCCCAGAAGATGCCAATAATGTTTCGATTAACAAAACTAAACTGGACCTTCAGAGAAGGGGCGCTCCTCTTCGCTCGCTCGTTCAGTGCCTGAGGTCGGAGTCGGATCACATCATAGCGCATCACATGAGGCAAAGCTGGACTCGCTGCCTCAAGACTCTCTAAAGCAACAGTGAATAAACAAATCAGTATGTGTAATCAGTAAAGTAAAAACACATCACGCACTGTGACATGATTCGCGTTGTAAAATGATTCTCATAATTCTTGGCGCTCACCCCATGTATAAACAAACGAAAGCAGTGAAATAAATAATCCAGTGTAACTCATGGTTCAATCGCTCCGGGACTCGTGGGCTTCAGTGGGAACTCGGCTACTTGAAAGTTAAAGCTCCGCCTCGGTTATCCGGTAAATTAGCATGAAGAGACCACAACCTCCTCATCCGGTAACAGCTGCAAACCGGTCACTAATGAGTCACATACACCAGTACATGTGTCAGGGATTTTTCGAggcacaaaaattaaataaaccttttgtattgtatttttttataagcgAGTTCTAGGCTATATACCTCACAGAATGGTAGCTTGTAGCTTTTGTATCTTTTCAACTCTGTAACTGAAGTGAATATGCTTGTgtatttctgttcaaatgaatgccTCAAAACCTCACAGAATCCACTGATAGTAGGATAAGATGGGGAAAGATACACCTCTAAGTAGAATGTGCATTTACTTTTAAACTAACATATTTAGAAAGTTAGCCTGTACAGTATGATGATGCAGACACTGTGATATTAAGGGAAATTATAAGGGTGTCTtagaacaaaatgtaaaattatttagaGGCCCACAATCAGGGTAAGATGTCTGCCTGGGGCAAGAAACCTCTGCTAAACCTTCGCAGAATGTATAAATTACTTTTGatatcatttcattttattttatagataGATAACTTTTTAAGtgactttaataaaaatattgaatcaactattctatttaaaattgtgttttgacAATTTAGTTGAATAattaaatatctatctatctatctatctatctatctatctatctatatatatatatatatatatatatatatatatatatatatatatatatatatatatatatatattattattattatttttttaatagctcaAATTTTAATTGAGCATATGTCACATGGTGCATATCTTATACCTATTTTTGTGCCACTTTACAAACACAAATTATATCATCTCCTGGAAGATTACGTCATTGAGGAAATAAGTTTTGTTCGTTATTGCAAAAgagatattacaaaaaataattgaggacacaggaaaaaaaatacataaaacgattaccatttaaaacaacattacagataAAATGCAggcttgttttaatattttgattagAAAAAAAGGAAACTAAAAGAATCACTTGGAATATTagttattcataattattaatatagTGCCAAGGACATGAAACACTAataatgaaacaataaaaaaaacgttGTTCACTTGATTGTGATTATCGCGTAAGATAATATCATTTCAAATGTTAGTTTGTTGTCAGTAATACTTTAgccaatatatcaatatattaatattaatatgtgacaagatggttggatggatgaaaAGCATAACTGGAATAATGACTCTGCTGACATCATGTGGTTATATTCTGCAGGTGCAGTTTTGACAGTTTTGCTTTTAGTTTcttaactttttttcttcttatttagtGTAGCCAGCCACTGACTTTCAGACGTATAAGAAAGGctataaaacaaacatattttcattAGATTATATACTTTGTTTTGTACCAAAACTATATAACACGTTTCTAATGCAATCGTGCGCCCTGCGTTCCCTCAACTGGCTTTTAGTTTGAGGGCTTTTGTTTTGACACGGAATCGCAAACCGTGTtttggacacagcgaccccattggaactcaattaagacgagtgaagcccatttttagcgatttttagcacttccgtttctgacgcgcaaactcaaactaagcttgatgacgtcagcaacctgtctgacagaggtaaatcttctaagtggctgtgcgtgcaaactgccatcgttaatcttgcagagacggcgagcttgagagGGGAGATCTTTGgcatgagtgagcaggagtaagtattctgattaattatttttgtatagtattttaaaatgtaacgccagtacgccatattaagttaattgcctgcgagcttctcctcctgtctgtacggtaatttctctactgtgcgacagagagtcgagtggttatgacgcaatcgttagcctttttttttacaaaaactgtttctacagggccataatgtaacatagaaggtaatggagccctttatacattgttgtgtatctttagaaataaataatggacaaatggagtctttaaacgcctcagatgtaaagttattcgctgtcaaagtgacgccaaaatgaatgcaaagtcaatgggatgctaacgcaagtgaagttctgctacaagatggcagctcgcggccgacttcaacttccggttgacttccttgccgcctggtttTGGAGCATGTTGATATATAATGCTGCAGCCTGAATAATGCTGCAACCTGGATTAAAACTATTGGGGTCTACGGCACCACAAGTTATTGCCGAAAAGATACCGGTAACTTGTGCCATTGTTTAtaacaaattattttcttttttttttattcagaactCAACGCCTTAAATTTGCTGTAAAAGATTAATTTTTtgatacggaagttctaagcggccatgcattataagttttttccttcttgttttctcgttataacgacttaattttctcgttatctcgacataaccaaagtcgtttgcttgttataacgacttaattttctctaagaagttacaaaactgcgccagcaggtggcactataaacctgaatataactgatggggtgttcactttactgtacgcggaccttcctcgtgatcgctatcatttgtgcagtcttgttcattactgacatttaattaattcctaaatgttaaatgcttgaatcaatatgattattttgtgtattacgttcttgctagatgcatgagtttcaccaacgcgttctgggtcataaaataactgctcatcAAAATAAAGGTTgacgtcactgtattctgtttgcacctatatctttatttgtgcttcttttaggcacatgattaggtagttaataagcggagatgttctatttatctacagtaggacgggATTTAATGATgcaggctatttgtgatgtgcttcttttccttattattaatctttattgttaaacatattgatgagaaatgtgatgtatatgtaaagtgcataggctaatttagttcagttttgttctataatgttgtaatcgtttttttctgcacacacacatacattgcacatgaacgctcttttcaaacagaagcttgtaatgCATCCTGCCACATCATATAATGATATCTGCCACATCATATAATGACTacttaaaatgacaaattatatataattttatttcaaataaagggaaaattaaaagtgagtttaatccaagcagctcaagatcttagaatagttctgcatccttctgaaggcactccgtctgtgtttgcggtgttgccatttaaacatgttaattacaaaaacaaagcgTTTGGTGTACtatctctggaaaaatcaacagtgattgatcagcctttatttatgtacagtattgtagatgTATTTGTAGATCTTATTACCTtggcgaagcaaaatttgctgaaatttcaGTTTCAGTAAGAGCACCTGCATGGttgtcaaagttgagttcgttactatagcaacagtaaaactgtcatgtcgttataacgagaaaacaaacttttggttatgtcgagataacgagaaaattaagtcgttataacgagaaaagactttcgttatgtcgagataacgagaaaattaagtcgttataacgagaaaacaagatggaaaaaaaattataattcatggCCGCTTAGAATTCCGTGGTTTTAGGGTATGTAACATTAGATTGTTAGATTTGTTAAAATGTCTTTGAAGAATATCAGTCCAGGTCGTTATAAAATGTTCTTTCATAGTATATTTATTATGGGCAAAtgggtgtttttttctttgtagcTGTCTTAATTTAGATACCAGACGTATCAGTAGTGtagattttagtattattattgagTAATGTCACTGTAGGTCAAGTGCTGGGGAACCTAGACCAAGTTTACTGATGACCTCACTTGGATGAGTGGTGAAAACAATTTGAACAACATCCTCTTGACTTGATACTAATGTGCCACTAATTTctagcctgactacgtcagacttcctacttccgctcaatttcatttcGCTTCTGTACTGTCTACGAAGCAAAGTGAAGTAGCAGAGTCTGGTATTACCAGGCTAACTAATTTCCCAACCCTCTTCCCAATTTCTCTGAGTTCAGATGTCACAATGTATGCAGGCAGTTATTTGACACGTTGGAAGGGTATGAACACCACTACAATTCATTACATCGAAATGTGTGTTCCAACTGCAAGCGCTCATTTCCATCAAACCGACTGATGGAGATGCACATCTTGGAGTGGCATGACTCCCTCTTCCAGATCATGGCGGAGTGTTGAGTTATGTTCTCATgctttatgttatattatgttgcttactattattttttattttatgttagatTATGATACTGACTGTTGTATACACAAAAATGTGCAATAGTTCATTGTGCGTATGTGTGAAAagacgggacttttattttgacttgaGTCAACTTTTTCATTGAACCTGTAGCTGCTCCCTCGAGCATTGATGCTATGCCAGTGCATTGAGATGTAAACGGTAAATAAAACAATACTAAGAAGTTATATTTGTAGTAATCCTTAATGGATGGATGACAACAACATATTGCACAAAGGCATGATGGAGAGAAACGAACAAACCTTAACAGGTTATGGGGCCAGGCGCGCCAATGCTAACGTTACAGGAGGAAGATGGCTGAGGCACCGATATAAAGTTGGTTCGACGTTTGACGTTTGACATTTTGTCACAGATTCAGCCTCGGAGATCTTCAATAATTATTTAACGATTTAGCACAATGACAAGAAACTTCCTATGTTGTAATTGTTTTCAAATGTAGAAGAGAACACACATtgtgttttaatggttttaatctGCCTTAAGGAATTATAACTGAAAGACCTTATAATGTAAAAGTGCAGGAAAGGGACTATCTGCAAAGTGCAAAACGAAGAGAAAAATTCCATCTAAATGCTTCACttgtgaaatgtataaataataaatctcaAATCAAAGGGGTGTGTCTTATGTGTTCATAAAAGAACATTTAGCTGTTGGTTTCATTTTCAATAGTATGAGTTCTATTATAGTTCTGTGGCTAAAACCACCATCAAAATGTTCTTCTAGGAACCAGTAACAagacagtgttcctgtagctcaattggtagagcattgcgcgtaaggttgggggttcgattccccgggaacacatgataggtaaaaattgatagcctgaatgcactgtaagtcactttggataaaa
Above is a genomic segment from Carassius carassius chromosome 30, fCarCar2.1, whole genome shotgun sequence containing:
- the LOC132110703 gene encoding disintegrin and metalloproteinase domain-containing protein 8-like, which encodes MSYTGLFISLLSFVYTWESLEAASPALPHVMRYDVIRLRPQALNERAKRSAPSLKTYPEQLEYDLAVDGRDFTISLHKNRELLGKDYTLSHYTEDGISETKSSDSIGHCYYQGHVHDFEDSSVSVGLCSGMEGFLRVKNQVYLIEPLEESLDGDHAIYKQEHLRTKQGAFGYINDTVYNLAPKSSGLYKGTNMKNKAPRDGQRIVEMVLVVDHMEYNKFGSFKKIEERMMLVANHVDKLYRPLNIRVRLVGLEIWSQRDMIDVHSMPNLTLERFLRWRQDSLLKRKKHDNAHFITAVDFEGSTVGLATMYAMCSPSSGAVNEDHNKNPIAVASTIAHEMGHNLGMSHDNPNCGCSSDKGCVMSDTIGYVYPDSFSTCSQSSLKAFLQRYDTSCLLDMPNEAELYGGPVCGNAFVEKDEECDCGTVEECNNACCNATTCRLTEGAHCAHGECCHNCQLKQPNSLCRKSAHDCDLDEYCTGLSAFCPEDEYKMNGLPCNYNQGYCYNGQCPTHKEHCKLLWGSDAEVDADTCFHYNVIYKTSKSAEHMMCGKIFCHGGNEFPITNRKSLVNIQSRTCYMAVDTSPTDDLGMVPAGTKCGNNKVCYNNLCQDISIYSSENCSDKCNNRGVCNHERKCHCDPGWAPPYCDVQFSELQKMRKESVIIGVTVSVVVLGLIIIIGALVFHKNKITEFRKKRSLKDIHTSSGQCNPAFQPGSAKNSPRCTQPRISQPTFLESSTALACKPLYSPATPSRQAPLPPKTAPQTRTEQFQKPSIPPPGISRNIHPVQVKPLPPPTKPLPPSRPLPPLAYKPESKAPPVPPVKPTGMQPAFSPPQVIQKVALKPPVRPR